One part of the Rutidosis leptorrhynchoides isolate AG116_Rl617_1_P2 chromosome 1, CSIRO_AGI_Rlap_v1, whole genome shotgun sequence genome encodes these proteins:
- the LOC139892168 gene encoding uncharacterized protein, whose protein sequence is MNGSFQIDDNRLDTSESEYDSDYTGGESENESDTPSIDHLSEGEEEVKELRILKENAKKDQNHSQNQNAIGEHEEFMDDLLKKLKPDEEVSDPFKAIVTDEKVPVHDEQTHWRLKKPIVSEKYTNAKQFKDCLTYYALANGKKIKYNRYLSSSKGEEKTCPWRCFGRKMKNEDSFQVISLVDEHSCGRNFRFGSLINYKWIGRQFGEKIRSNPNIRKAKDWALHKYEKTLAEHYGMLKSYGDELLNSNPGSTVKIGVTNNPDDKVYFDRFYMCLNGLKEGWKNGCRKVIALDGCFLKKPNQGELLTAIGRDGNNHIFPVAWAIVIVENKVNWSWYIELLAADLEVEGGVGLTLMSDQHKGLIEAVKYIMPHAEHRQCARHIYDNFRKKFSGVEFRNMFWAASKASYPVLFDTTMEKIKDANPNAFKQLNEKNPKSWSRAFFETGRGYEAVENGFSECFNSMILLYRHKPIITMLESIRVIVMERMNVMRRLAGAWVGDIAPNIMKTLERNKDHHRHWQAHFAAGFEFEVRHRNEAFKVDEDRRTCSYRMRQLSGIPCPHACSAIFALGKSPEDYIPEWFRKEMYMRAYTTYLRPVNGMSTWVPNTLNKPLPPQPRTMSGRPKRKRIRAVDESGSGSGARISKTGSVITCSLCLEVGHNKRGCTNTPKEKPVKVSKPVGRPRKDGRPSGSVISSDGGGAQSDAV, encoded by the exons atgaacgggtcctttcagatagaTGACAATAGGCTGGATACCAGTGAAAGTGAGTATGATAGTGACTACACAGGTGGAGAAAGTGAGAATGAGAGTGATACTCCTTCAATAGATCACTTATCTGAGGGAGAGGAAGAGGTGAAGGAACTTAGAATATTGAAGGAAAATGCCAAAAAAGACCAAAACCACTCCCAAAACCAAA ATGCAATTGGTGAACATGAGGAGTTTATGGATGATCTTTTGAAGAAGTTAAAACCTGATGAAGAAGTTAGTGATCCATTTAAAGCAATTGTAACTGATGAAAAGGTGCCAGTACATGATGAGCAAACTCATTGGAGATTGAAGAAGCCAATTGTGAGTGAGAAATATACAAATGCAAAACAATTTAAGGATTGTTTAACTTACTATGCATTGGCAAATG GTAAAAAAATAAAGTATAACAGATACCTTAGTTCTTCTAAAGGTGAAGAAAAAACATGCCCTTGGAGGTGTTTTGGTAGAAAGATGAAAAATGAGGATTCTTTTCAGGTCATTTCCTTGGTTGATGAACACTCTTGTGGTAGAAACTTTAGGTTTggaagtttgataaactataagtgGATAGGCAGACAGTTTGGTGAAAAAATTAGGTCAAATCCAAACATAAG AAAGGCAAAGGATTGGGCATTACATAAATATGAGAAAACACTTGCAGAGCATTATGGTATGTTAAAATCTTATGGTGATGAACTTTTAAACAGTAATCCAGGATCAACAGTTAAAATAGGGGTAACTAATAATCCTGATGATAAAGTTTATTTTGATAGATTCTATATGTGTTTGAATGGACTGAAAGAGGGATGGAAGAATGGTTGTAGGAAGGTAATAGCTTTAGATGGATGCTTCTTAAAAAAACCTAATCAAGGTGAGCTTTTAACTGCAATTGGTAGAGATGGGAATAATCACATATTCCCTGTTGCTTGGGCTATTGTCATTGTGGAGAACAAAGTAAATTGGAGTTGGTATATTGAGCTTCTAGCTGCTGATTTGGAAGTTGAAGGTGGTGTTGGTCTAACACTTATGTCTGATCAACATAAGGGGTTAATAGAAGCAGTTAAATACATAATGCCACATGCTGAGCACAGACAATGTGCTAGGCATATTTATGATAACTTTAGAAAGAAATTTAGTGGTGTAGAATTTAGGAACATGTTTTGGGCAGCCTCTAAAGCTTCATATCCTGTGTTATTTGATACAACAATGGAAAAAATCAAGGATGCTAACCCTAATGCATTTAAACAATTGAATGAAAAAAATCCAAAGTCATGGTCAAGGGCTTTTTTTGAAACAGGCAGAGGGTATGAGGCTGTTGAAAATGGGTTTAGTGAGTGCTTTAACTCTATGATACTGTTATATAGACATAAACCCATAATAACCATGTTAGAATCTATTAGGGTAATTGTAATGGAACGAATGAATGTTATGAGAAGACTTGCTGGAGCATGGGTTGGTGATATTGCTCCTAATATCATGAAAACTCTAGAAAGGAATAAAGATCATCATAG GCACTGGCAAGCACATTTTGCAGCTGGTTTTGAGTTTGAAGTTAGACATAGAAATGAAGCATTCAAAGTTGATGAAGATAGAAGAACTTGCAGTTATAGAATGCGGCAGTTATCAGGTATACCATGTCCTCATGCTTGTTCAGCAATCTTTGCACTTGGTAAGTCACCAGAAGACTACATCCCTGAATGGTTTAGAAAGGAAATGTACATGAGGGCTTATACTACTTACCTTAGACCAGTTAATGGAATGAGTACTTGGGTACCAAATACTTTGAAcaaaccattaccaccccaaccaagAACCATGTCAGGGAGACCTAAAAGGAAGAGAATTAGAGCTGTAGATGAAAGTGGATCTGGGTCTGGAGCTAGGATATCAAAAACAGGTTCTGTTATAACATGCTCTTTGTGTTTGGAAGTTGGACATAATAAAAGGGGTTGTACAAATACACCTAAGGAAAAACCAGTTAAGGTTTCTAAACCTGTTGGAAGACCAAGGAAGGATGGTAGGCCAAGTGGTTCTGTAATATCAAGTGATGGTGGTGGTGCACAATCTGATGCAGTTTAG